A region from the Melioribacter roseus P3M-2 genome encodes:
- a CDS encoding S41 family peptidase, translating into MKKVIPAVVISILLGFFLGVKLDGLLFPLKDAQLDKFEKAYRYTNFFYVDSLDEKKLVDNAIEGMLKDLDPHSVYINPEEFSFEEEEMRGNFEGIGIEFQILKDTIVVVSPITGGPSESVGILSGDRIIKVEGNDATGLTNDEVIKLLRGKKGTSVKVTVFRPSINSNIDFTIVRDRINLNSVDVSLLYEGNIGYINLTRFSETSAREVIEALNRLKEEGMEKLVLDLRNNPGGLLTQAFNIADLFIDSTKMIVYTKGRYSEFDEEFRARRDYPFEKLPLIILVNRGSASASEIVAGAVQDWDRGLIIGETTFGKGLVQRQFVLPDNSALRITVSKYYTPSGREIQRNYENKDEYYREIHDREETDSVNINHSYEDSSAVIYHTKHGRKVFGGGGITPDIIIDAEKSSDFLVELRKNNIYYRFARKFLDDNGEKLRKTYSGDMNKFLKNFEFNSNEINEFQRFAKNNNIKFSSTEFQRDGKFVATILKAFVARDLYKEKGWYSVLLSIDRQFQNALPYFEEAEKLPGFYGN; encoded by the coding sequence ATGAAAAAAGTAATACCCGCTGTAGTCATTTCGATCCTTCTCGGATTTTTTCTGGGCGTTAAACTCGACGGCTTGTTGTTCCCGTTAAAAGACGCTCAACTTGATAAATTCGAAAAGGCTTATAGATATACGAATTTTTTCTATGTCGATTCTCTCGATGAAAAAAAATTGGTCGATAACGCTATCGAAGGAATGCTTAAGGATCTCGATCCTCATTCGGTTTATATAAATCCGGAAGAATTCTCATTCGAAGAAGAAGAGATGAGAGGCAATTTCGAAGGTATCGGCATCGAATTTCAAATTCTTAAAGATACAATTGTAGTTGTCTCTCCGATTACCGGAGGACCGAGCGAATCGGTCGGAATTCTATCGGGCGACCGGATTATTAAAGTGGAAGGAAACGACGCAACGGGTCTTACGAATGACGAAGTTATTAAATTATTGAGAGGTAAAAAAGGAACATCTGTTAAAGTAACTGTATTCAGACCGTCGATTAATTCCAATATCGATTTTACGATCGTCAGAGACAGGATTAATTTGAATTCGGTCGACGTCTCTTTATTATACGAAGGGAATATCGGATATATTAATTTAACTCGTTTTTCGGAAACGTCCGCTCGTGAAGTAATAGAAGCTCTTAATCGGCTCAAAGAAGAAGGAATGGAAAAACTTGTCCTCGATTTGAGAAACAATCCGGGCGGATTGTTAACGCAGGCTTTCAATATTGCCGACTTATTTATCGACAGCACAAAGATGATTGTTTATACCAAAGGAAGATATTCCGAATTCGACGAGGAATTCCGGGCTCGTCGTGATTATCCGTTCGAAAAATTACCGCTTATAATTCTGGTTAACCGCGGATCCGCCTCTGCCAGCGAAATAGTGGCAGGCGCAGTTCAGGATTGGGATCGCGGATTAATTATAGGAGAAACGACCTTCGGCAAAGGATTGGTTCAGAGGCAATTCGTTTTGCCCGATAATTCGGCGCTGCGTATTACTGTCTCCAAATATTATACGCCGTCTGGTAGGGAAATTCAAAGAAACTATGAAAACAAAGACGAATATTATCGCGAAATTCACGACCGTGAAGAAACCGATTCCGTCAACATCAACCATAGCTACGAGGACAGCTCGGCTGTTATTTATCATACAAAACACGGACGTAAAGTTTTCGGAGGCGGGGGAATAACTCCCGATATTATTATCGATGCCGAAAAGAGCTCCGACTTTCTGGTTGAATTACGAAAAAATAATATTTATTATCGTTTTGCGAGAAAATTCCTCGACGATAACGGAGAAAAACTTAGAAAGACTTATTCCGGGGATATGAATAAATTTCTGAAAAATTTCGAATTTAATTCGAACGAAATAAATGAGTTTCAGCGGTTTGCTAAAAACAATAATATTAAATTTTCTTCAACCGAATTTCAACGCGACGGGAAATTTGTTGCGACAATCTTAAAAGCGTTTGTAGCGCGCGATCTCTATAAAGAAAAAGGATGGTATTCCGTGCTTTTGAGTATCGACAGACAATTTCAAAACGCTTTACCGTATTTTGAAGAAGCGGAAAAATTACCGGGATTTTATGGAAACTAA
- the lysS gene encoding lysine--tRNA ligase — translation MKRRREELDELIKRGILPYAYSYDVDSYSSDIKQNYEKYEGKDVKVAGRIMALRRMGKATFAHIQDSRGRIQIYLKKDELGEMYDVFKLLDIGDIIGVAGFVFKTKTGEISVHAKSYQLLSKSLRPIPIAKEVIDENGNKIVYDQFADKELRYRQRYVDLIVNPEVKDVFIKRAQIITQIRKYLDENGLIEVETPILQPLYGGAAARPFITHHNALDIDLYLRIADELYLKRLIVGGFDGVYEISKDFRNEGMDKTHNPEFTMLELYVAYKDYEWMMDFVEKMVVELCNKVFGTTQFVIEGKEINFNPPWKRVSMVDKLLEVTGIDVLKASYDELVKALKERGVEPKGGESKGKLIDELFEITIQASLIQPTFVIDYPLELSPLAKKHRSKEGLVERFEGFVLGREICNAFSELNDPIDQRKRFEEQAKMREEGDEEAHQIDEDFIRALEYGMPPTAGLGVGIDRLVMLLTNQPSIRDVILFPQMKPEK, via the coding sequence ATGAAAAGAAGAAGGGAAGAACTCGACGAATTGATTAAAAGAGGTATTCTTCCTTATGCCTACAGTTATGATGTCGACAGCTATTCGAGCGATATAAAGCAAAATTATGAAAAGTACGAAGGCAAAGACGTTAAAGTTGCAGGGCGTATAATGGCTTTGAGACGAATGGGAAAAGCTACTTTTGCACATATTCAGGATAGCAGAGGAAGAATCCAGATTTATCTGAAGAAAGACGAACTGGGCGAAATGTACGACGTCTTTAAGTTGCTCGATATCGGCGATATAATTGGAGTGGCAGGATTTGTATTCAAAACCAAAACCGGAGAAATTTCCGTCCATGCAAAATCGTATCAACTGCTTTCAAAATCGTTAAGACCCATTCCTATTGCCAAGGAGGTTATCGACGAGAACGGCAATAAAATCGTTTACGACCAATTCGCGGATAAAGAATTAAGATACAGACAAAGATACGTCGACCTGATTGTAAATCCCGAAGTTAAAGACGTCTTTATCAAGCGAGCTCAAATAATAACGCAAATTAGAAAATACCTCGACGAAAACGGCTTGATCGAAGTAGAAACCCCGATACTGCAGCCGTTGTACGGAGGCGCCGCTGCCCGTCCTTTTATTACTCATCACAATGCCCTCGATATCGATTTATATTTGAGAATAGCCGACGAACTCTACTTGAAGCGGCTAATTGTCGGAGGCTTCGACGGAGTTTATGAAATATCGAAAGATTTCAGAAACGAAGGAATGGATAAAACGCACAATCCCGAATTTACTATGCTCGAACTTTATGTGGCTTATAAAGACTACGAGTGGATGATGGACTTTGTTGAAAAAATGGTTGTGGAATTATGCAATAAAGTGTTCGGTACAACCCAATTTGTAATCGAAGGTAAGGAAATAAATTTCAATCCTCCCTGGAAAAGAGTTTCGATGGTGGATAAATTGCTCGAAGTCACGGGCATCGACGTATTGAAAGCTTCTTACGACGAGTTGGTAAAAGCGCTTAAAGAGCGGGGCGTAGAACCGAAAGGCGGCGAATCGAAAGGAAAACTGATTGACGAATTGTTCGAAATTACGATTCAAGCGTCGTTGATTCAGCCTACGTTTGTTATCGACTATCCGCTCGAACTTTCGCCGCTTGCCAAAAAACACAGGTCGAAAGAAGGACTGGTGGAACGATTCGAAGGTTTCGTGCTCGGCAGGGAAATTTGCAATGCATTCAGCGAATTGAACGACCCGATTGATCAGAGAAAACGTTTCGAAGAGCAAGCTAAAATGCGCGAGGAAGGCGACGAGGAAGCTCATCAGATCGATGAAGACTTTATAAGAGCGCTCGAATACGGTATGCCTCCGACCGCAGGATTGGGCGTCGGCATTGACAGGCTGGTTATGCTGCTGACAAATCAACCGTCGATCCGAGACGTTATTTTATTCCCGCAAATGAAACCGGAAAAATAA
- the dacB gene encoding D-alanyl-D-alanine carboxypeptidase/D-alanyl-D-alanine endopeptidase: protein MINKFILILLLSCVVSAQNDTLKEQYSINELREQLDDSFNDSALNNAFVGVFIRSLKTGETIYKKNPDKLFVPASLVKLFTTAAALFILGPEYRYETTIYTDGEINNGVLKGDLIVAGSGDPSISNRFYNGDPTVIFEEWANQLINKGVRKIEGNLYYDDHAFDDIPLGNGWAWDNESYWFAAPSGALSFNDNSIEITISPAELKFPAKYTIAPKTNYVTIVNKAVTTVDETQIEVTRERGSNVIYISGAINYKSEPVVKNISVSGAADYFMTVFNETLNASGILTEGKILDYDETDKFIVKDDMTPLLVHRSVPLYRIINETNKNSNNFYSEQILKTIGLEVYGYGSAENGLEACRKLFNEIGVNVDNLYLVDGSGLSRYNLVTPRQTVNLLTYLYKSEMSDYFYNSLPIAGFDGTLANRMKKTYAKNNLRAKPGYSPAVSALAGYVKTVSGETLAFSVIINNYLSSSNLVNYIIDNACNKLVNFVRN, encoded by the coding sequence ATGATAAATAAATTTATTCTGATATTGCTTCTCTCGTGCGTTGTATCCGCTCAAAACGACACGCTGAAAGAGCAATATTCAATCAACGAGTTGAGAGAGCAACTCGACGATTCGTTTAACGATTCCGCATTGAATAATGCATTCGTGGGAGTTTTTATAAGATCGTTGAAAACCGGAGAAACTATTTACAAAAAAAATCCCGATAAATTGTTCGTGCCGGCGTCTCTGGTCAAACTTTTTACGACCGCGGCGGCGCTTTTTATTTTAGGTCCCGAATATCGATACGAAACCACGATTTATACCGACGGTGAAATTAATAACGGAGTTTTGAAGGGGGATTTGATTGTCGCGGGATCCGGCGACCCGTCGATTTCCAATCGATTTTATAACGGCGACCCTACCGTTATTTTCGAAGAGTGGGCTAATCAGCTTATTAATAAAGGCGTCAGAAAAATAGAAGGAAATCTTTATTACGACGATCATGCATTCGACGACATTCCTTTGGGAAATGGATGGGCGTGGGATAACGAAAGTTATTGGTTCGCAGCTCCGTCCGGCGCTCTCAGCTTTAACGATAATTCAATTGAAATTACAATCAGCCCGGCTGAGTTAAAATTCCCGGCAAAATATACTATCGCTCCGAAAACAAATTATGTTACCATTGTAAATAAAGCGGTTACTACCGTCGACGAAACTCAAATTGAAGTAACGCGCGAGAGAGGTTCGAACGTAATATACATTTCGGGAGCTATTAATTATAAATCCGAACCGGTTGTAAAGAATATTTCCGTTTCCGGAGCCGCCGATTACTTCATGACGGTATTTAATGAAACTTTGAACGCAAGCGGCATTCTTACTGAAGGAAAAATTCTCGATTACGACGAGACGGACAAGTTTATTGTAAAAGACGATATGACTCCTTTGCTGGTTCATCGTTCGGTCCCTTTGTACAGAATAATTAACGAAACCAACAAAAACAGCAATAATTTTTATTCCGAACAAATTCTGAAAACTATCGGACTCGAAGTTTACGGATACGGTTCGGCTGAAAACGGTCTGGAAGCCTGCAGAAAACTTTTTAATGAAATCGGCGTCAACGTTGACAATCTGTATCTTGTGGACGGTTCGGGTCTGTCGAGATATAATCTCGTAACGCCGCGCCAGACAGTTAATCTGCTGACTTATCTTTACAAGTCGGAAATGTCGGACTATTTTTATAATTCTTTGCCGATAGCCGGATTCGACGGTACGCTTGCCAATAGGATGAAAAAAACTTATGCAAAGAATAATCTAAGAGCAAAGCCCGGATACAGTCCCGCCGTGTCGGCTCTTGCAGGCTATGTTAAAACTGTTTCCGGCGAAACTCTCGCGTTTTCAGTTATTATAAATAATTATTTATCATCGTCCAACCTAGTAAACTATATAATTGACAATGCCTGCAATAAATTAGTCAATTTTGTAAGAAATTAA